The following coding sequences are from one Dama dama isolate Ldn47 chromosome 8, ASM3311817v1, whole genome shotgun sequence window:
- the SPATA3 gene encoding spermatogenesis-associated protein 3 codes for MKKGKRKKSETRRRGSTSQRASSESTPQQQSSESSSQQPVSGSSPRPPSPKPTAQLPNPGSATQAPNPAPTPPPPSPGPTTQQPSSGSTSQHSSNSTPPKSAPRALPAPEVSHSHSARDIVSPDPNPKASSRSRKAAGPLVRVGPRAFCSCSVCPGSSACWRRLGLCHSRIFDVLLPRAWPTMSGRGFPNLLTFYRRPSRKHSTHRNSRAPSPRNCCCGSGSPRSCLLHP; via the exons ATGAAGAAGGGCAAGAGGAAGAAGTCAGAAACCAGGCGCCGGGGCTCCACCTCCCAGCGCGCCAGCTCCGAATCCACCCCCCAGCAGCAGAGCTCGGAGTCCAGTTCCCAGCAGCCCGTCTCCGGATCCAGCCCGCGGCCACCCAGCCCCAAGCCCACCGCGCAGCTGCCCAACCCGGGGTCGGCCACCCAGGCGCCCAACCCGGCGCCCACCCCACCGCCCCCCAGCCCGGGGCCCACCACGCAGCAGCCCAGCTCGGGGAGCACCTCACAGCACAGCAGCAACTCCACCCCCCCGAAGTCTGCACCCCGAGCCCTCCCAGCTCCAGAAGTCAGCCACAGCCACTCGGCTCGGGACATCGTGTCTCCAGACCCCAACCCCAAAGCATCCTCTCGGTCCAGGAAAGCAG CAGGGCCTCTGGTTCGAGTGGGCCCGCGCGCATTCTGTTCCTGTTCCGTTTGCCCTGGCAGTTCTGCTTGCTGGCGCCGTCTGGGCCTCTGCCACAGCCGCATCTTTGATGTCCTTCTGCCTCGGGCCTGGCCGACCATGTCAGGGAGAGGATTCCCAAACCTCCTCACCTTTTACAG AAGACCTTCAAGAAAACATTCCACTCATCGTAATTCGCGTGCTCCGAGCCCTCGGAACTGTTGCTGTGGCTCTGGGAGCCCTAGGAGCTGCCTACTACATCCTTGA